The bacterium DNA window GGCGCCGATCCAGGCGGCTGCCATCATCGTCGGCACGTAGTCCTCGGTCTGGCGCGGCAGATCGAGCTGCCAGTAGTCGCGGCTGCCGGCCCGCCGCATCGCGCTCATCACGCGGAACTCGCCCGAGTTGTAGGCGGCCATCGCCAGGTTCCAGTCCTGGAAGATGCCGTAGAGGTGGGAGAGGTACTGGCAGGCGGCCTCCGTGGAGCGCACGATGTCGCGCCGCTCGTCCACCCAGTAGTCGACGGTCAGGCCGTAGCGCCGCGCCGTGCCACGGATGAACTGCCAGGGGCCGACGGCGCCCGCGCTGCTCACGGCCGTCAGCTTGAAGCCGCTCTCGATCATCGCCAGGTAGTAGAGTTCCTTGGGCAGTTCGTAGCGGGCGAGCGCCGCCTCGATGATCGGCCGGTAGGCCTCGCCCCGGTTGAGCCAGTTCTGGTAGATCTCGCGGCTGCGGCCGCTGAACTGGTCGATCCACTTGTCGACGCGCGGATTGCGCTCGATGGCCAGCGCGCGCGCCGGCACATCCGGCAGGCCGCCGTACCAGAGGGCGACGAGGGAGTCGTCGGCGACCGCGAGCGGCGCCGCGAAGTGCATCAGGGACTCCTCGTCGAAGATCTCCTGCAGCCGGTCGAGGCGGTTCTGCAGGCTGCTCAGGTAGAGCCGCGCGAGGCCGCCGGCGACCATGGCGCTGTCCCCTTGGACGACGGCGAGTTCCGCCACCGCCTGGTCGATGTGCTCCTGCGCGGTGAGCAGGTCGCCTTGCGCGAGGAAGTGCACGGCGTCGTCGTAGTGGGTTTGTAGGGCCTGGAGCTCTGGCTTGAAGGCGAGGGCGCGGTCGCGCAGGGACCACTCGACGGGCGTCTCGACGAGGATGCCGCTGTCGGCGGTCAGGGCGGGGCCGAAGAGGCTGTCCGTCGCCGCCGTGGTCAGGACCCGGGGCGTGACGTCAGCGGACGGTTCCGTCGAGGGGCGCTCCTGGTGGCTTGCACAGGCAGGTAGGACTAGCAACAGGGCGAGCAGCCCCGGAATCTGGGCGCGACTGCGGATCACAGGGACCTCCTGGCGTCCGTTATGCTGGGGCACTGGACGGTGCCGGAGCCCCGAAGCGAGTTCAGCAAGGGGAAGACCTGCCGGGCGCGGAAGTCTAGAAGCAGCCGGGCAGATCTGGCAACCATGAATCGCGCCCGGGAGCGGGGGGTTGACTGGCGGGTGCCGGCTGAGTGTATACTTGAAGTACGATCAGCAGAGCATTGTAATTATATCAGTTGAGAGGGATACTCGGTCCAGCGCATGAGCCGTCAGCAGCGGAGCAGCCGCTATTTTCTGGAGCACCTTCTGCCCCGCGAGGCCCTGTCGCCCGAGGAGCGGGTGCGGCTGGACACCGTCCTGCGCAGCGGCGGGGCCGATGGGGAGCGTGCGCTCGCGCTCGAGCTCGCCGAGCGCCTGGTCGCCCGCGGCGTCTATGCGCGCGAGGCGGGCGGCGACTACGTCTTCGCGCGTGCAGGGGAGCGCTATCGCCTCGTCCTGAGGCGTGCCCTCGGCGCGATCCCGGCTCCCGTCGACGCGGAGCGGGTCGCGCCAGCGGCGCTGCCGGCGACGGCGCCGCTCGCCGCAGCCGCCGACGCGGTCGAGCCCCTGCCGGAGCCCCCGCTCGAACGACTGCGCGAAGTGCTCGCCGTGCTGCGCCTGCAAGGACGCCAGCCCGGCATCCTGAGCGGACTGGGTCGCCTGCTCGCCGCCCTGGGGCGCTGGCACCCCGGCGGCAGCGCGACGGTCTATCACTTCGAGGACCTGGAGAACGGCGAGAGCCAGCCCGGCCTCGTCGCGCTCGAGCCGGACACCCTCGCCGCCGAGCATCCCTTTCGCCGCGCGCTGGCCGGCGGCGGCCTGCTCGCCCTGCCCGGCGATGCGGTGGGCGCGCTCGCCTTCCCCGCGGCGAGCGCGACCTTGCGCGCGGGGCACTGGCTGCTCCTGCCCTTGCGCCTGCCCAGCGAGGACGGCAGCCTGCCCTGGGGCCTGCTCGAGCTGCGCCTGCCGGCGGGGGCATTCCCGGCCAGCCTGCCCGCGGAACTGGGGCTGCTCGGCGAGGCGCTCTCCGAGCTGGTCCACAATCACCGCGTGCTGGCCGAGGTCGTCTATGTCGACGGTCTGACGCAGGTCTACAATCGCAGCTTCTTCGACCAGCAGCTGCCGGTGGAAGTCGAGCGCGCCACGCGCAACAACGAGCCCCTGGCGATGCTCGTCGTCGATCTGGACGACTTCAAGCAGATCAACGATCGCCATGGCCACGAAGCCGGCGATGGCGTGCTGCGCGAGTTCGGCGGCCTGCTGCACCGCACGCTGCGCCGCGTCGATCTCGTCTTTCGCTACGGCGGCGAGGAGTTCGTCGTCCTCCTGCCGCGCCTGGACGAGGAGAGCGCCCTCCGCGCGGCCGAGCGCTTGCGGCTCGCCGTCGCCGAGCACCCCTTCCCCGTGCTGCCGAAGGGCGGCGAGTTGCGCGTGACGGTGAGCATCGGCGGCGCCCTCTACCCGCGCGATGCCGTCAGCGAACGCGGCCTCTTCCGCGAGGCCGATGCCGCCTGCTATCGCTCCAAGCGGGGCGGCAAGAACCGGGTCTCCTTCGCGCCCGCCTCCGGCGACGCCGTCTAACCTCCCGCTCCGCGCCCCCCGGGAGCGCGCGTGCTCTGGCCGCTCTTCCTCGGTGTACTGGCGGGGCTGCCGTTGCGCTTGCCGGCGGCGGCGGCCTTGCTGCCCTGGTTTCTCCCGCTGCTCTTCCTGCCGGCGGGGCCGCGCGCGAGCGGGCGCCGCCTGCAGTGGCTGCTGCGCCTCCTGGGCTTCCTGCTCGTGCTGCTGAGGCTGCCGGCGCTGCCGGCGCCGGGCGAGCGCGTCGAGATCGAGGGGCGCTGGACAACCACCGAGTCGCAGAGTGGCCGTGCCTTTGCGGGACGCCTGCGCGGCCAGCCGGCGCTCACGCTCCGCGGCCTCGGTACCCAACTGCCGGCGCCGGGCGCGCGCCTGCGCGGCGTCGGTCTCGCGCTGCCGAGCGCGAAGGGCGGCCGCGAGCTGAGGCTCATCGCCTGGCAGGCCGAGCGCTGCGAGAGCCCGGCGACCCGCGCCTCGCGGCTGGCCGGGCCGAGCCGGCGCGACCGCTGGGCGCGCGCGCTGACGCGGCACTTCCCGCCGGCGCAGGCCCCGCTCGCGCGTGCCTTCCTGCTCGGCGAGCGCCGCGGTCTGCCCCGCGAGCTGCGCGAGGCCTTCCGCGACGCGGGGCTCGCGCACATCCTTGCCGTGAGCGGCCAGCACGTCGCGATCTTCCTGATCCTCCTGCGCCTGGGGCTGGCGCCGCTGCTCGGCGCGGCGGGCGTCTTCCGCGCGGAGTCCGTGCTCCTGTGCCTCCTGCCTCTCCTGGCACTGGTCTGGGGCGACACGCCACCCGTCCTGCGCGCGCTGCTCATGGCGGGCTATCTGCTTGGCTGGCGACGCCGGGGCGGTCGACCTCAGGCGACCGAGGCGCTCGCCTGCGCGGGGCTCTGCGAGTTCCTCTGGCGCCCGGAGGCGCTGATGACGCCGGGCTTTCTCCTCAGCTATCTCGCGACGCTCGCGCTCATCGCCGGCTTGCCGGCAGGCGCGCCGCCGCCGGCGGGCTTCGCGCGTCTGCGCTGGCAGGCCCTGGCCGGCCTGCGGGCGAGCCTCCTGTGCAGCGCAGCCGTGCTGCCGGTGCTGCTGCTCCAGTTCCAGCAGCTGCCGCTGCTCGGACCGCTCTGGAATCTGCCGGCCGGCCTGCTCTGCGCGCCCGCCCTCGGACTCGGCTGGCTCGCGCTGCCCTTCGCGAGTCTGCCGGGCGCAACGCTGATCGCGCAGCCGGCCGGCTTCGCGCTCGCGCTGCTGGCCGGCGTCGCCGAACTCGGCGGGGGACCACTCGCGCTCGTGCTGCACCCCGCGCCGCCGCCACCCTGCGTCTGGCTGGCCTGGAGCCTGGGCCTGCACCGCCTCGTTGCGGGTCGCCTCGGCGCGAGCGGGGCGCTGCTGCTCGCCACACCCGCGCTCGCCGCGCTCGCGGCCGCTTGCCTTGACACCCTTCCGGGCCCCGTCTAGGATGCGGGCTCGTCGATCCGAGGCGGCGCGCGCGCCGCCACCCCGAATCCACGCCAGATCCGGCGCTCCCGACAGGTCAGGGATGACCCGCATCGCCGTTCTCGCATCCGGACGCGGCTCGAACTTCGAGGCTCTCGCCGCGGCCGCGCAGGCGGGGACTCTGCCCGCCGCGTTCGTCCTGCTCGCCAGCGACCAGCCGGGGGCCGGCGCGCTGGCCGTCGCCGCGCGCTTCGGCATCCCGAGCGCAGTGATCACGGGCCGTCGCGAGCGCGGGCGGCTCGATGCCGAATGCGAAGCGCGCTTCCTGGCCGCCTGCCGCGCGGCGGGCGCCGAGTGGATCTGCCTCGCCGGCTTCATGCGCATCCTCGGCGAGCACTTCCTCGGCGCTTATCCCGACCGCGTGGTGAACATCCATCCTTCGCTGCTGCCGGCCTTTCCCGGCCTCGACGCCCAGGCGCAGGCCTGGGCACACGGGGTGCGCGTGAGCGGCTGCACGGTGCACCTCGTCGACGCCGGCGTCGACACGGGCCCCATCGTGCTGCAGCGAGCGGTGCCCGTGCTTCCGATGGACAGCGCGGCGAGCCTCGCGGCGCGCATCCTCGTCGAGGAGCACCGGCTGTATCCGGAGGCTCTGCGCCTCCTGCTCGCCGGCGGCTGGCAGCGCGAAGGCCGCCGACTCCTCCTCACCGCCAATCCGGAGCCCGCCACATGAACGCCCTCGTCGATTGCAGCAGCCTCGGCCTCACTCCCAGCTACCGGGGCAAGGTCCGCGACCTCTTCGATCTCGGC harbors:
- a CDS encoding LysM peptidoglycan-binding domain-containing protein; this encodes MIRSRAQIPGLLALLLVLPACASHQERPSTEPSADVTPRVLTTAATDSLFGPALTADSGILVETPVEWSLRDRALAFKPELQALQTHYDDAVHFLAQGDLLTAQEHIDQAVAELAVVQGDSAMVAGGLARLYLSSLQNRLDRLQEIFDEESLMHFAAPLAVADDSLVALWYGGLPDVPARALAIERNPRVDKWIDQFSGRSREIYQNWLNRGEAYRPIIEAALARYELPKELYYLAMIESGFKLTAVSSAGAVGPWQFIRGTARRYGLTVDYWVDERRDIVRSTEAACQYLSHLYGIFQDWNLAMAAYNSGEFRVMSAMRRAGSRDYWQLDLPRQTEDYVPTMMAAAWIGANLEDYGFTIQPEPAFTYEDIEIDQAVDLSVIARKGNFRRAELEALNPHILRWCTPPDRQGYALHVPAGQSEMLRTALAVQEPEEQRVSFAKHKVRRGETLFEIAKGYGTTVQAIIDRNNIRNPRNLRAGMSLVIPTHPDRGWQEPVPNGVAAAAAKVLPPLKAEEGRAKGYYTVRRGDNLSAIASRLGVPLRSLQRWNKLGRSSRIYPGQVLQYLGSGSGAVAEKGQPDSNAAPARRVHVVSRGETLSSISRRYGTTVERLLGWNERLSEKSVLHPGDRLVLYTDS
- a CDS encoding GGDEF domain-containing protein: MSRQQRSSRYFLEHLLPREALSPEERVRLDTVLRSGGADGERALALELAERLVARGVYAREAGGDYVFARAGERYRLVLRRALGAIPAPVDAERVAPAALPATAPLAAAADAVEPLPEPPLERLREVLAVLRLQGRQPGILSGLGRLLAALGRWHPGGSATVYHFEDLENGESQPGLVALEPDTLAAEHPFRRALAGGGLLALPGDAVGALAFPAASATLRAGHWLLLPLRLPSEDGSLPWGLLELRLPAGAFPASLPAELGLLGEALSELVHNHRVLAEVVYVDGLTQVYNRSFFDQQLPVEVERATRNNEPLAMLVVDLDDFKQINDRHGHEAGDGVLREFGGLLHRTLRRVDLVFRYGGEEFVVLLPRLDEESALRAAERLRLAVAEHPFPVLPKGGELRVTVSIGGALYPRDAVSERGLFREADAACYRSKRGGKNRVSFAPASGDAV
- a CDS encoding ComEC/Rec2 family competence protein, with protein sequence MLWPLFLGVLAGLPLRLPAAAALLPWFLPLLFLPAGPRASGRRLQWLLRLLGFLLVLLRLPALPAPGERVEIEGRWTTTESQSGRAFAGRLRGQPALTLRGLGTQLPAPGARLRGVGLALPSAKGGRELRLIAWQAERCESPATRASRLAGPSRRDRWARALTRHFPPAQAPLARAFLLGERRGLPRELREAFRDAGLAHILAVSGQHVAIFLILLRLGLAPLLGAAGVFRAESVLLCLLPLLALVWGDTPPVLRALLMAGYLLGWRRRGGRPQATEALACAGLCEFLWRPEALMTPGFLLSYLATLALIAGLPAGAPPPAGFARLRWQALAGLRASLLCSAAVLPVLLLQFQQLPLLGPLWNLPAGLLCAPALGLGWLALPFASLPGATLIAQPAGFALALLAGVAELGGGPLALVLHPAPPPPCVWLAWSLGLHRLVAGRLGASGALLLATPALAALAAACLDTLPGPV
- a CDS encoding phosphoribosylglycinamide formyltransferase translates to MTRIAVLASGRGSNFEALAAAAQAGTLPAAFVLLASDQPGAGALAVAARFGIPSAVITGRRERGRLDAECEARFLAACRAAGAEWICLAGFMRILGEHFLGAYPDRVVNIHPSLLPAFPGLDAQAQAWAHGVRVSGCTVHLVDAGVDTGPIVLQRAVPVLPMDSAASLAARILVEEHRLYPEALRLLLAGGWQREGRRLLLTANPEPAT